One genomic segment of Corynebacterium durum includes these proteins:
- a CDS encoding alpha/beta fold hydrolase: MAQLFIEESGQENKKSVVFLHASGSSSKMWRYHTAALKNDFHCVIIDLPGHGNSRNIEWTDFDDVTEEIAGIIRDKAHGKPHLVGLSLGGSLILTLLEKHADLVDKVIVDGAAHQPIKGSRVIIAMVYLMSLLKDTTFIAKLMAKMMQENGVSKEECQLFVADLQRTTKKSFRRAMSQANMLKVNATFDNPAFFVSGEKESETIHQSHQMLAHRNTQSDCAYYPGGSHAWLFSDIASHIQLVKYFLLGDDFPEKLHRT; encoded by the coding sequence ATGGCGCAATTATTCATTGAAGAAAGTGGGCAAGAAAATAAGAAAAGCGTCGTCTTTTTACATGCGTCAGGATCAAGCAGTAAAATGTGGCGGTATCACACCGCTGCACTTAAAAACGATTTTCACTGCGTTATTATAGATCTTCCGGGGCACGGAAACAGTCGTAATATAGAGTGGACAGATTTTGATGATGTAACGGAAGAAATTGCCGGTATTATCAGGGATAAGGCGCACGGGAAACCGCACCTTGTCGGACTTTCTCTGGGTGGTAGTCTCATTCTGACGCTGCTAGAAAAACATGCTGATTTGGTGGATAAAGTCATTGTGGACGGGGCCGCTCATCAACCGATTAAGGGTAGTCGGGTGATTATTGCCATGGTATATCTGATGTCTTTGTTAAAAGATACCACATTCATTGCCAAGCTTATGGCAAAAATGATGCAGGAAAATGGTGTGTCAAAAGAGGAGTGTCAGCTTTTTGTCGCCGATCTGCAAAGAACAACAAAAAAATCATTTCGTCGCGCTATGTCGCAGGCCAATATGCTAAAGGTTAATGCAACCTTTGACAATCCTGCCTTTTTTGTCTCAGGCGAAAAAGAATCTGAAACAATTCATCAATCTCATCAAATGCTGGCGCATAGAAATACACAATCCGACTGCGCCTATTATCCAGGAGGGTCCCATGCGTGGCTGTTCAGTGATATTGCAAGCCATATTCAACTGGTGAAGTATTTTTTGCTGGGCGATGACTTTCCGGAAAAGCTACATCGGACTTAA
- a CDS encoding glycerophosphodiester phosphodiesterase family protein encodes MMNNQIGNITHAVAQWSQQHWRGLTLIVVIIMGLWINNTSLFVPAQHPRILAHRGLAQTFDYSKVGNDTNTAAIIDKPEHPYLENTIPSMRAAFDHGADVVELDLKLTKDQQLAVFHDSTLEYRTEAKGEIGNYTMAELKQLDIGYGYTADGGKTFPFRGKGVGLMPTLDEVLAAFPHKDLLLHVKDGNHQTYEVLWGKLRAMNPERFKQITVYGNDDGIAWLRQQSATLRLCSKTMMKAGLLRYLAVGWTGYVPHELHNMELHIPRRYAPLLWGWPSKFVDRMAAVNTRVMLVEGDGQWSAGFDTAESVAQIPPQFGGYVWTNRVDRVQPALPH; translated from the coding sequence ATGATGAACAATCAAATTGGGAATATCACGCATGCAGTAGCTCAGTGGAGTCAGCAGCACTGGCGAGGGTTGACGTTAATTGTAGTGATTATCATGGGGCTGTGGATCAATAATACGAGTCTCTTTGTGCCGGCACAGCATCCACGGATACTTGCTCACCGAGGCCTGGCGCAGACATTTGACTATAGCAAGGTTGGTAATGACACTAACACTGCAGCCATTATAGATAAACCCGAACACCCCTATCTTGAGAATACAATCCCATCTATGCGCGCCGCCTTCGATCATGGTGCGGATGTGGTGGAGCTTGACCTCAAGCTCACGAAGGATCAGCAACTAGCGGTTTTCCATGATTCAACACTGGAATACCGCACAGAAGCCAAGGGCGAGATTGGCAACTACACTATGGCTGAGCTCAAGCAGCTTGACATTGGTTATGGCTACACGGCGGATGGTGGCAAAACCTTTCCATTCCGTGGCAAAGGGGTGGGCTTGATGCCCACGTTAGATGAGGTGCTGGCAGCCTTTCCACACAAGGATCTTCTTTTACACGTTAAGGACGGCAACCACCAGACATACGAAGTGCTGTGGGGAAAGCTCCGGGCAATGAACCCTGAACGCTTCAAACAAATTACAGTCTACGGTAATGACGATGGCATTGCCTGGCTGCGCCAACAAAGCGCTACACTGCGTCTCTGTTCCAAGACCATGATGAAAGCCGGGTTGCTGCGTTACTTAGCGGTTGGCTGGACGGGTTATGTGCCGCACGAGCTGCACAATATGGAGCTGCACATTCCGCGGCGCTATGCACCACTGCTATGGGGCTGGCCAAGTAAGTTTGTTGACCGTATGGCGGCGGTAAACACGCGAGTAATGTTGGTCGAAGGCGATGGACAGTGGTCAGCTGGGTTTGATACAGCGGAGAGTGTGGCGCAGATACCGCCACAGTTTGGCGGATATGTCTGGACGAACCGGGTTGACCGTGTGCAGCCAGCGCTGCCGCATTGA
- a CDS encoding SMI1/KNR4 family protein: MPIHNPTEYPAIIARLKTKLAEKSVVMGPTLDEAEIEAFEIACNTRLPEAYRLFLQQAGDGCDDTVLYGLKRLADTAVKDLSHTVTINDYWLWEAEEDEALLTGEAFDERLGNQGVLLLDQGCGDTYQLITAGKWAGEVWNFCDVGAGPCCERQDFLG, translated from the coding sequence ATGCCCATCCACAATCCAACCGAGTATCCTGCCATCATCGCACGCCTCAAAACCAAACTTGCTGAAAAGAGTGTTGTGATGGGGCCGACGCTTGACGAGGCGGAAATCGAAGCGTTCGAAATCGCTTGCAATACGCGCCTGCCGGAGGCTTACCGGCTTTTTCTTCAGCAGGCGGGCGATGGCTGCGATGATACTGTGCTATATGGCCTTAAGCGGCTCGCCGATACCGCCGTGAAGGATCTCTCCCACACTGTCACGATCAATGACTACTGGTTGTGGGAGGCAGAAGAGGACGAAGCATTGCTAACGGGCGAGGCTTTTGATGAGCGGCTAGGCAATCAGGGCGTGCTCTTACTGGACCAAGGCTGCGGCGATACTTACCAGCTCATCACGGCAGGTAAATGGGCCGGCGAAGTATGGAACTTCTGCGATGTAGGCGCGGGCCCCTGCTGTGAGCGCCAGGACTTCCTAGGCTAG
- a CDS encoding TetR/AcrR family transcriptional regulator — translation MKAMVPYERMGSDAILEAVIKLIATRGPEETTVRKVAAEAGVSVGAVQHHFRTKDELLVAAMRELNRQFTASMEKTLDKLPTAEERLRAFLYAIAATDDRAREGAVIWTAFAARACVDEKLREEHSANWDYVEKMLLHLMLEAHPNKGLHADDAAHLLAVADGIAVARAAENPRRMTEKRALSILNAALTAVSSRGDGRKNI, via the coding sequence ATGAAGGCGATGGTACCATACGAACGTATGGGAAGCGATGCGATACTTGAGGCCGTCATTAAACTGATTGCCACCCGCGGCCCCGAAGAAACAACAGTGCGCAAAGTTGCCGCTGAAGCCGGGGTATCCGTTGGGGCCGTCCAACATCACTTCCGAACAAAAGACGAACTACTTGTCGCAGCCATGCGCGAACTCAACCGACAGTTCACGGCGAGTATGGAAAAGACCCTAGACAAACTGCCTACAGCCGAAGAACGCCTCCGCGCATTTCTCTACGCCATAGCTGCTACCGACGACCGTGCACGCGAAGGTGCCGTCATCTGGACAGCTTTTGCTGCCCGCGCATGTGTCGACGAAAAGCTCCGCGAAGAACACAGTGCAAACTGGGACTATGTTGAAAAAATGCTCCTGCACTTGATGCTTGAAGCCCACCCCAACAAGGGCCTACATGCAGACGATGCGGCTCATCTCCTCGCCGTCGCCGATGGGATAGCTGTGGCGCGTGCCGCCGAAAACCCTCGCCGCATGACCGAAAAGCGTGCGCTCAGCATCCTCAACGCGGCCCTTACAGCTGTGAGCAGCAGGGGAGATGGAAGGAAAAATATATAA
- a CDS encoding DUF418 domain-containing protein, with protein MNNTIVLESSQPSPGPSPRIATLDIVRGVAILGTLWTNMWLFTNINGLFGALNSTTPQPLAERMIVALSQGKFLALLSLIFGVGLALQLDSARRRNQRWPGAYIRRMLLLLLDGAINFLLIAEFDVLMGYAITGLIVSYLVLTRPRTQRIVIITLGTIHVVLLSLIAWAAEFYSGGTGDIPTSAHVNTPYAHGSFLDLVMFRLNNAALFRSESILIAALTIAMFLLGVRLYEAGVFNPEATSLRKRLLLIGAVALPIDLALGIAGNTGLVLLERYVVAPFTAMGLLALIIEACQRLGTTNLAGRLLQNVGRTALSCYLLQNLLGGIFFYGWGFGLVNHVQSWRIPATMLGYIVIAAAVVMFANLWLRRFSTGPVEWLWKKMAQL; from the coding sequence ATGAACAATACGATCGTATTGGAGTCTTCGCAACCGTCACCAGGCCCCTCACCTCGCATTGCGACTCTCGACATCGTCCGAGGCGTAGCCATCCTGGGCACGTTATGGACCAACATGTGGCTCTTTACCAACATCAACGGCCTATTCGGTGCGCTCAACTCCACAACACCCCAACCCCTCGCAGAACGCATGATTGTCGCGCTCAGCCAAGGAAAGTTCCTAGCACTGCTATCCCTTATTTTCGGCGTGGGTCTTGCACTCCAGTTGGATTCCGCACGCCGCCGCAACCAACGCTGGCCGGGAGCCTATATCCGCCGCATGCTGTTGCTGCTTCTCGACGGAGCGATTAACTTCCTGCTCATCGCCGAATTTGACGTCCTCATGGGTTACGCAATTACCGGTCTGATCGTCTCCTACCTGGTACTCACTAGGCCGCGAACACAACGAATAGTGATCATCACTCTGGGCACTATCCATGTTGTGCTTCTCAGCCTAATCGCATGGGCGGCTGAGTTCTATTCAGGCGGTACAGGCGATATACCAACTTCCGCTCACGTGAACACCCCATACGCTCATGGCAGCTTTCTGGATCTTGTGATGTTCCGCCTGAATAACGCAGCGCTGTTTCGTTCTGAAAGCATCCTTATTGCCGCGCTCACCATCGCAATGTTTCTGTTGGGTGTGCGGCTGTACGAAGCAGGAGTCTTCAATCCGGAGGCCACGAGCTTAAGGAAAAGACTTCTGCTTATCGGTGCCGTCGCACTGCCGATCGATCTTGCTCTCGGAATCGCAGGAAACACAGGATTGGTGCTGCTAGAACGCTATGTTGTGGCACCTTTCACGGCGATGGGACTTCTTGCCCTCATTATTGAAGCATGCCAACGTCTCGGAACTACTAACCTAGCTGGGCGGCTTTTGCAGAACGTGGGTCGCACCGCGTTGTCATGTTATCTCTTGCAAAATTTACTGGGCGGAATATTTTTCTACGGTTGGGGTTTCGGGTTAGTTAATCACGTGCAGTCGTGGCGTATTCCGGCAACTATGCTCGGATACATTGTTATTGCCGCGGCCGTCGTTATGTTTGCCAATCTGTGGTTGCGTCGTTTTTCCACCGGTCCGGTGGAGTGGCTATGGAAGAAGATGGCGCAGTTATAA
- a CDS encoding GNAT family N-acetyltransferase has translation MWISPSLSLTGQLVRLEPLSLDHTDALIDAVHDGNLHTSWWTSTPGPDTMADDIRAKLALRDSGAMVPFACIRSSNEEMLGVTTFYDLSPAIPRLEIGYTWTRASAQGTGTNPDSKLQLLTYAFEELGCQCVGIRTKWSNQQSRTAIERLGFKRDGVLRAHTRLRNGALDDAVLYSALPTEWPAIKARLETRVERHVSNAH, from the coding sequence ATGTGGATTTCCCCTTCTCTATCACTAACTGGCCAGCTTGTGCGTCTGGAACCACTGTCCCTGGACCACACTGACGCGCTTATCGACGCCGTGCATGATGGCAACCTGCACACCTCCTGGTGGACCTCCACCCCCGGCCCGGACACCATGGCTGATGACATTCGCGCCAAACTCGCCCTAAGGGACTCGGGCGCGATGGTGCCTTTCGCATGTATCCGCAGCTCCAACGAAGAAATGTTGGGAGTGACCACGTTTTACGACCTCTCCCCTGCTATTCCCCGCCTAGAAATTGGGTATACCTGGACCCGCGCGAGTGCACAAGGCACTGGCACAAACCCCGATTCCAAGTTGCAGCTGCTCACCTACGCATTCGAGGAACTAGGCTGCCAGTGTGTCGGCATCCGCACAAAGTGGTCGAACCAACAATCACGCACTGCGATAGAGCGCCTGGGGTTCAAACGTGACGGCGTCCTGCGCGCGCATACTCGCTTGCGCAATGGCGCGCTTGACGACGCCGTGCTGTACTCCGCGCTGCCCACCGAATGGCCCGCCATCAAAGCCAGGTTGGAAACGCGCGTAGAGCGGCACGTTAGTAACGCCCACTAA
- a CDS encoding NAD(P)H-dependent oxidoreductase, whose protein sequence is MTKTLVIVTHPNYQDSKINKRWVEELETQPDRFTVHHLYSTYPDAVIDVEREQKLVESHDNVVFQFPVYWFNCPPLLKQWLDEVLLYGWAYGSGGEAFKGKKVGLAVSMGSPAESYTPAGNQGYLVEEILRPFELLANHVESDYQPIFKFHSTENDPEATEDFQEAVDHSAESYMMHLSMYFSDAVAEGDAASDAEDGQG, encoded by the coding sequence ATGACTAAGACTCTGGTGATTGTGACCCATCCAAACTATCAAGATTCAAAAATCAATAAGCGGTGGGTCGAGGAACTAGAAACACAGCCGGACCGTTTTACTGTTCATCACCTGTATTCAACTTACCCAGACGCAGTAATTGATGTTGAGCGCGAGCAGAAACTCGTAGAATCACATGATAATGTGGTTTTCCAATTCCCGGTGTACTGGTTTAACTGTCCACCATTGTTGAAACAATGGCTTGATGAAGTACTACTCTACGGCTGGGCGTATGGATCAGGGGGTGAAGCCTTCAAAGGCAAAAAGGTGGGCCTTGCCGTCTCCATGGGTAGCCCCGCTGAAAGCTACACTCCGGCTGGAAACCAGGGGTATCTTGTGGAGGAAATCCTTCGGCCCTTCGAACTGCTAGCCAACCATGTCGAGTCCGACTACCAGCCGATTTTCAAATTTCACAGCACTGAAAACGACCCTGAGGCGACAGAAGATTTTCAGGAAGCCGTCGATCACAGTGCAGAGTCCTACATGATGCACCTATCCATGTATTTTTCTGATGCTGTCGCTGAGGGTGATGCTGCCAGTGACGCTGAGGACGGTCAGGGCTAA
- a CDS encoding primosomal protein N', protein MSASTARVPAPTRPVARVLPLLGLSPLDRLFDYKVDATQDDAAQPGTRIRVYFSGRLTDALIIARGDTTDYPGELAWIKNVISPEVVYPPQMRRLTDALCDRYAGIRSDIIRAAIPSRHARAEESDTTTPWDELGDVEEPDLSAWSAYQHGESFVDAVLGGTTARAAWQILPGDSWADALAALAVKTVMGDGGALIVVPDQRDVDKLEAALRKLVSAKQITVLTASLGPQARYRRFLSVLHGQGRLVIGTRSAAFAPMNNLKLAVILNDGDDSLVDPRAPYVHAREVLTTRSVIEGCSLIMAGHTRTPEVQLMVQQGWAHDLVGSRDTIRMRMPRIHAVADTDTALERDPHARTARLPKIAFEAVRRALDADKPVLIQVPRKGYVPVLACGNCVAVARCRHCNGPLGLPTAGSADEAAVPTCRWCGRPDPRHRCNECGSTKLRAIVLGTDRTAEEFGRAFPKVPIELSGGNKILDTVSDGARIIVATPGAEPTVTDGSYGALLLLDTWALLRRPDLRATEDALHKWAAASSLVAPHHKGGEVVVVAPSGLMPVQALIRWDMVRAAAIELDQRAEVDFPPTVHMAALDGAAASLEKYLGLVELPPNAEILGPVDLPPGVTLPGEYDERRYGPPQRYLIRVPLAESRRYALGKALRAGLVKLYLQRDNLPLRVQVDPLHVG, encoded by the coding sequence ATGTCAGCCAGCACCGCCCGCGTCCCAGCGCCCACCAGGCCCGTGGCGCGGGTGTTGCCATTACTGGGGCTTTCCCCACTCGACCGGCTTTTCGACTACAAAGTTGACGCCACCCAAGACGACGCAGCGCAACCCGGCACCCGCATCCGCGTCTACTTCAGCGGCAGGCTTACCGACGCCCTGATCATCGCCCGCGGCGACACCACCGACTACCCCGGGGAACTGGCCTGGATCAAAAACGTCATCTCACCAGAAGTGGTCTACCCCCCGCAGATGCGACGGCTTACCGACGCCCTGTGCGACCGGTACGCAGGAATCCGCAGCGACATCATCCGCGCCGCCATCCCCAGCAGGCACGCCCGCGCCGAAGAATCAGACACCACCACACCCTGGGACGAACTCGGGGACGTGGAGGAACCCGACCTGTCTGCATGGTCCGCCTACCAGCACGGAGAGTCCTTTGTCGATGCAGTCCTTGGCGGCACAACCGCGCGAGCGGCGTGGCAAATACTCCCCGGTGACTCCTGGGCGGACGCCCTGGCTGCCCTAGCTGTGAAAACAGTAATGGGTGACGGCGGTGCGCTGATCGTGGTGCCTGACCAACGGGACGTCGACAAGCTGGAAGCGGCATTACGGAAACTCGTGTCAGCCAAACAGATCACTGTGCTCACCGCGTCACTCGGCCCGCAGGCGCGTTACCGGCGGTTCCTGTCAGTGCTGCACGGGCAGGGACGGCTGGTAATCGGCACTCGAAGCGCCGCGTTCGCGCCGATGAACAACCTGAAACTTGCGGTGATTCTCAACGACGGCGACGACAGCCTCGTCGACCCCCGAGCCCCCTACGTGCACGCGCGGGAGGTACTGACCACCCGCAGCGTCATCGAAGGCTGCTCTCTCATCATGGCGGGACACACCCGCACCCCCGAAGTACAGCTGATGGTGCAACAAGGCTGGGCGCATGACCTAGTTGGATCCCGCGATACCATCCGCATGCGCATGCCCCGCATCCACGCCGTCGCCGACACCGACACCGCCCTGGAACGCGACCCCCACGCCCGCACCGCACGCCTGCCAAAAATAGCCTTCGAAGCCGTGCGACGCGCCCTCGACGCCGACAAACCCGTACTCATCCAAGTACCACGCAAAGGATACGTACCAGTCCTGGCCTGCGGAAACTGCGTCGCCGTTGCGCGATGCCGACACTGCAACGGCCCCCTGGGCCTGCCCACCGCAGGCAGCGCCGACGAAGCCGCCGTACCAACCTGCCGCTGGTGCGGACGCCCCGACCCCCGACACCGCTGCAACGAATGCGGCTCCACCAAACTCCGCGCCATCGTCCTCGGAACCGACCGAACCGCCGAAGAATTCGGACGTGCCTTCCCGAAAGTGCCTATCGAACTCTCCGGAGGCAACAAAATACTCGACACCGTCAGCGACGGTGCCCGCATCATCGTGGCCACACCCGGCGCGGAACCCACCGTCACAGACGGCAGCTACGGAGCACTCCTCCTGCTAGACACCTGGGCACTACTTCGACGACCCGACCTGCGGGCCACCGAAGACGCCTTGCACAAATGGGCCGCCGCCTCCAGCCTGGTGGCACCACACCACAAAGGAGGGGAAGTAGTGGTTGTCGCCCCCTCCGGACTCATGCCCGTCCAAGCCCTGATCCGCTGGGACATGGTACGCGCCGCCGCCATAGAACTCGACCAACGCGCCGAAGTAGACTTCCCACCAACCGTGCACATGGCGGCACTCGACGGGGCGGCCGCATCCCTAGAAAAATACCTGGGACTCGTAGAACTACCACCCAACGCGGAAATACTAGGCCCCGTGGATCTGCCCCCCGGGGTGACACTACCCGGCGAATACGACGAACGCCGCTACGGACCACCCCAGCGCTACCTCATACGCGTACCGCTCGCTGAAAGCCGACGCTACGCACTGGGCAAAGCACTACGCGCCGGGCTGGTGAAACTCTACCTCCAACGCGACAACCTGCCACTACGGGTGCAAGTAGATCCGCTACATGTGGGGTAG
- the metK gene encoding methionine adenosyltransferase: MTQAEASHRQLRLFTSESVTEGHPDKICDAISDTILDAMLAKDPHSHVAVETVVTTGLVHVVGEVRCSGYVEIPQLVRDRLRDIGFTSSEVGFDGTTCGVTVAIGEQSHEISAGVENSHEMRSGQEVEDNDRNGAGDQGLMFGYATNETPEYMPLPISLAHRLARRLTEVRKKGIVPNIRPDGKTQVTFAYDENNKPVYLDTVVISTQHDPDVTQEWLEQQLRTHVLQPVIADAELEDLVTDELTLLVNPSGSFTLGGPMGDAGLTGRKIIVDTYGGMARHGGGAFSGKDPSKVDRSAAYAMRWVAKNVVAAGLADRVEVQVAYAIGRAKPVGLYVETFGTAAEGLTDEAIQAAVSEVFDLRPAAIIRDLDLLRPIYAQTAAYGHFGRTDLDLPWEHTNRVQELRAAAGL, encoded by the coding sequence ATGACACAGGCCGAGGCGTCACACCGCCAGCTCCGCCTTTTCACCAGCGAATCCGTCACGGAAGGCCACCCAGATAAAATCTGCGACGCCATCTCTGACACCATCCTGGACGCCATGCTCGCCAAAGACCCCCACTCGCACGTTGCCGTGGAAACCGTGGTGACTACCGGGCTTGTTCATGTGGTGGGGGAGGTACGCTGCTCTGGCTACGTCGAAATTCCGCAACTGGTGCGTGACCGCCTCCGCGACATTGGTTTCACCTCCTCCGAGGTAGGTTTCGACGGCACTACCTGCGGCGTGACCGTCGCCATCGGTGAGCAGAGCCACGAAATCAGCGCCGGTGTGGAAAACTCCCATGAGATGCGCTCTGGCCAGGAAGTAGAAGACAACGACCGCAACGGTGCCGGCGACCAGGGTCTGATGTTCGGCTACGCCACCAACGAAACTCCCGAATACATGCCGCTGCCCATTTCACTGGCGCACCGCCTGGCACGACGGTTGACTGAGGTGCGGAAAAAAGGCATTGTGCCGAACATACGCCCCGATGGTAAAACCCAGGTGACCTTCGCCTACGACGAGAACAACAAGCCCGTCTACCTGGATACCGTGGTCATCTCCACGCAGCATGACCCCGACGTCACTCAGGAATGGCTGGAGCAGCAGCTGCGCACGCACGTGCTCCAGCCTGTGATCGCTGACGCCGAGCTGGAAGACCTTGTGACCGACGAGCTTACTCTGCTGGTCAATCCTTCCGGCTCCTTCACCCTCGGAGGGCCCATGGGCGATGCCGGGCTGACCGGCCGCAAAATCATCGTGGACACTTACGGTGGCATGGCCCGCCACGGTGGTGGCGCGTTCTCCGGTAAAGACCCCAGCAAAGTCGACCGCTCCGCCGCCTACGCCATGCGCTGGGTGGCCAAAAACGTAGTTGCGGCAGGACTTGCTGATCGGGTGGAAGTGCAGGTGGCTTACGCCATCGGCCGGGCAAAGCCTGTGGGGCTGTACGTGGAAACCTTCGGCACCGCCGCCGAGGGACTAACCGACGAGGCCATTCAGGCAGCCGTGTCCGAGGTGTTTGACCTTCGTCCCGCCGCCATTATCCGCGACCTAGACCTGCTGCGGCCCATCTACGCCCAAACCGCCGCCTACGGGCATTTCGGGCGCACCGACCTGGACCTCCCATGGGAGCACACCAACCGCGTGCAGGAACTACGAGCAGCGGCTGGCCTGTAA
- the coaBC gene encoding bifunctional phosphopantothenoylcysteine decarboxylase/phosphopantothenate--cysteine ligase CoaBC codes for MTGLNIVVGVAGGIAAYKACHLVRFFTERGHSVTVVPTESALKFVGAATFEALSGNPVSTSVFDAVDQVQHVRVGQAADLVVIAPATADLMARMAAGRADDLLTATCLVATCPVVVAPAMHTEMWWNPATQDNVATLRRRAITVLEPAHGRLTGTDSGPGRLLEPGQIGEAALAVYAGAQIPRDLEGRKVLITAGGTQENLDPVRFIGNRSSGRQGFALAEIAAHRGAEVTVVAANTDDLPNPAGETVVHRVLSARDMADKVGEIAGEQDVIIMAAAVADVRPAHQAAVKLKKGADSQALGQLELVENPDILAGLTEIRSTGIWEKNPVIVGFAAETGDDGATPLDHAVAKLQRKGCDLLMCNEVGAGKVFGQDTNSGWIVFPDGRMVDVLPGSKLEVAAQIMDEVVELMPPLSS; via the coding sequence GTGACTGGGTTGAATATTGTAGTGGGGGTTGCTGGCGGCATTGCAGCCTATAAAGCTTGCCACCTGGTGCGGTTTTTCACCGAGCGGGGTCATTCGGTGACGGTGGTTCCCACGGAGTCGGCGTTGAAATTTGTGGGGGCGGCGACGTTTGAGGCGCTCTCGGGTAACCCTGTGTCCACGTCAGTGTTTGATGCTGTAGATCAGGTGCAGCATGTCCGGGTGGGGCAGGCAGCTGACCTTGTAGTGATTGCTCCGGCAACGGCTGACCTGATGGCTCGCATGGCTGCGGGTCGCGCTGATGACCTACTCACCGCCACGTGTCTGGTGGCTACCTGCCCGGTGGTGGTGGCACCGGCGATGCACACAGAAATGTGGTGGAACCCCGCCACGCAGGACAACGTGGCTACGTTACGACGCCGCGCAATCACCGTCCTCGAACCCGCTCACGGCAGGCTGACCGGTACCGATTCCGGCCCAGGCAGGCTACTGGAACCAGGGCAGATCGGCGAGGCGGCACTGGCGGTGTATGCGGGGGCACAGATACCCCGCGATCTTGAAGGTAGGAAAGTACTGATCACCGCCGGTGGTACCCAAGAAAACCTGGACCCGGTGCGGTTTATTGGCAACCGCTCATCAGGGCGGCAGGGCTTTGCCTTGGCGGAAATAGCGGCGCACCGAGGTGCGGAGGTGACGGTGGTGGCGGCGAACACGGATGATTTGCCGAACCCCGCGGGTGAAACAGTGGTGCACCGTGTGCTCTCTGCCAGGGATATGGCGGACAAGGTTGGTGAGATTGCGGGGGAGCAGGACGTGATCATCATGGCCGCGGCCGTGGCGGATGTGCGGCCAGCTCATCAGGCTGCTGTCAAGCTGAAAAAAGGTGCCGATTCGCAGGCTCTGGGGCAGCTGGAATTGGTGGAAAACCCCGATATTCTGGCGGGCCTGACCGAGATTCGGTCCACCGGGATTTGGGAGAAAAACCCAGTGATTGTGGGGTTTGCTGCGGAAACCGGCGACGACGGTGCAACACCCCTGGACCATGCGGTGGCGAAACTTCAGCGCAAGGGTTGCGATCTGCTCATGTGCAACGAGGTAGGTGCAGGCAAAGTGTTCGGCCAGGACACAAACTCCGGGTGGATAGTGTTTCCTGACGGCCGGATGGTGGATGTGCTGCCCGGCTCCAAGCTGGAAGTTGCAGCCCAGATCATGGACGAGGTTGTGGAACTAATGCCGCCCTTGTCCAGTTAG
- the rpoZ gene encoding DNA-directed RNA polymerase subunit omega — MTNVTNVNSVSNDIAITEAVFDDPIGITAPPIDELLDKVSSKYALVIFAAKRARQINSYFQQADEGVFEFVGPLIEPENQEKPLSIALREINKGMLDHEEG; from the coding sequence GTGACCAACGTGACCAACGTCAACAGCGTGAGCAACGATATTGCCATCACCGAAGCGGTGTTCGATGATCCCATTGGTATCACCGCCCCGCCCATTGATGAGCTGCTGGATAAAGTGTCCTCCAAGTATGCTCTGGTGATTTTCGCTGCGAAACGCGCCCGCCAGATTAATAGCTACTTCCAGCAGGCTGATGAGGGTGTTTTCGAGTTCGTCGGTCCTCTTATTGAGCCGGAGAATCAGGAAAAGCCGCTGTCCATCGCGCTGCGTGAAATCAACAAGGGAATGTTGGATCACGAAGAAGGCTAG